A region of the candidate division WOR-3 bacterium genome:
TCTTAGTGGCTTTTCTCATGTTAAAGAACACGCCCAGAATCGTAATAAACCATATCAAGCCAAAGGACAGATATGTAAACTTAGAGCTTAAAAGGAGTAGATAAACAGCAAAAGCCGATATCCAATAAACAAAGGCTGTCCATTTTGTCCATTTAAAAGCATCAAGCAGGAAAAAGAAGGGGAGAAGAAAGTAAACATACCTCCAATCACCGGTGAAATAACTAAGGAGGGAAGAAGAGGCCTGATAAAGTCCCCACACCAGGAACTCGGCCTTCGCGGAGCGAAGGCCGAGTTCCGTTTCCTTTTTCAACACCGCTTTAATCTCTTCAAGAGCAGATAAGGCCTCCTTAATTTCCTTTTCTTTCATAACCGCCTCCGAATATAACACTCAGGCTGAGAGAGAAAGAACCAAGTGGCGATTCGGGAGAATTCAAAAGTTCGTTACCTTCTTGCAAACTCCAATTTTTTGATAAAATTGTGTTATAAGAAACCATAGCCATTAAGCCAACAGGAAGTTTCTGTGGTAAAACAACAAATCCAATGGATGGTGAAATCGAGAAACCGCCTCTTGACATGGTAACTTCCCTTTTGGGATCAGTCCAAACACTATCCCAGCTTAAACCTTGAGTTCTTACCCTAATCCTTACATCTTCACCAAATCCGCCTATTCCAAGCATCAGGAATGGGTTGAAAATCCCGAGGGATACGGGAATATACCCCACCTGGAAAAACCCACCGCTTATGCTATAGGTTACCTCCATGGTATCCTTTACTCTTTTTTCTGAACCACCGACTCCACCGCCCCCAATCATGGTTTTCCCGAGGAAAGAGAAGCCATGACCACCCTGTACAAAGACATACTCGATCTTCTCCATCCCCAGCCCTGCGAGCTTACTATTTACGCTTTCGTTATTGAATTTCACAAGGCCTGCGGTGTAACCGCCAAACCCACCGTACAGCACCCCTATCAGGATTGTAGTTATTATTGGACCTACCATTTTAAATCTCCTTTTGTAAATTACTTTACAATGTAAAGTATATTGCATTGGAAATGTATTGTCAAGTCTCCTCTCCTAAAGCTGGAAAATCGAAAGGGTTCGCTTGAAAAGTAATTAATAATATATGGCTATGCTTTTACACAAAAAGGCCTGAAGACTTTGTGAATTACAAAAACGAGATTACGTGTTTCTTCAAAATTAATTCTACTTGAAAGATCGTCTATTGTAGTTCTGATGCCCATTCGAGCCTCCCCTTCTTGTTGTAAGCCCTGTCAAGCTCTCTTTGTAATCTGATTATCGTTTGTGTTAATATTATATCTTTATGTTATCCCTCAATCTCTCAACCTTCTTTTTTATTTCTTTACATACGCTTTCGATTCTTAACCCTACCCGTTTAACGGTGCCTCTATCTCATATCCACTTTACCTTTATCCCGTTAATTTTGTGTTTCTCGCCACTTTCATTGGATACGACTACATTGCGTTCCTCCTTTTTTAAAGAACAAAAGGAGGCAATACGGTCACCGCTTTATTATTTTGCTATTTTTGATGAAACAATCCCATTTCGAGTAGATTAATTTTGAGGAACGCCGCGTTATTGACAATTTGAATCTTAAAGGCTATAATTTTTACATGGAACTAATTAAGTTAATCGAAAAAGTTGAAGAATATAAAGAAAAGCATAGCTCGATAACGCGAGCCCTTTCAAAGTTAAGCGACTTTTATAGCAAAGGTGAGATCACGGAAAAACAGTTCCTCATTCTAAAAGCGGATTATGAAAAGGAGATTAATTTTCTGACTAAGGAGCTCAACGAGCTTCTCAGTGAGGTAAAATCCAAAGTTGAAGAATTTGAGAATAGGTTAAAAGAGCTTAATATAGAGTATAAGAGAACTAAAATCGACATCCTCCTCGGTGATAAGCCTCCCGATATAGGAAGAGCAGAATTAGCAAAAATAGCCAAGGAAATTGCTTTAACCAAACACGACTACAAGCAGTACAAAGCAATTCTCGAAGCAGAAACAGAAGAAGATTTCGAGAAAATAAGGAAAATGGCCCCTCCCACAAGCATTAAGGTAGAAAATGTCACCCCTGTCAATGAGTTACTGGAACAAGAAGAACAACTCAAAAAGAAGCGTTTAGAAGGTAAAGCTCAACTTTACTTAAAACCCCTTGAGGAAATTTACAAAAGGCTTGAGAAAATAAAGGATTTCTTAACAGAAAGCCTCACGGAAGTTGAAACGGTAAAAAATGCTCTTGAAGAAGAGGCAGGAAAGCTCGTTATAAAAATACGAATGGGCGGACCTGAAGAACAAAGCGCCAGAAATAGATTGATGGAAGTCATTAAAAAAGTGAAAGAGTACGATGAACTCCTGGCCAAGATTAGCAAAACCGTTGAAGAAATTAATAAGAGGCTGGGTGAAAAAGAACTTATAATGGTAGAAAGTCAGGAAGATGCCTCCAAGATCGGGCAGATAGAAGAGATTAACCTGGAGGAAGCTTCTAAAATACTAGAAGAGCTTGAAAAACAGGGTGTGGAAGTAATTAGTACGGTCCCTGAGGAAAAAGTCGAGGAAGAGAAGGAAGAAGAGGAAGAATTAACTAAGGAGCCCGCTCCAGAGTTTAAAACAGTAAAAAGCAGGAAACGCTCGCCTCTCGTTCCAATCCTCGTCTCAATTCCTATAGTATTGGGTTTACTTTTTGCAGTCTATAGAAAATTCTTCTTTACACCTTCACAAGAAGAAAAGGTAATATTCCCTGTATACATGGGCAATTCGGAGCACAATTTCAACGTAAAGGCCCTTTTGGGAAATCAAGTACCACGCATTGATTGGTCAAGGAATTTAACCGGTATTCCGTCACAGCCTGCGATAAACAACGGCATAATATATGTAGGGACAGACCAGGGGATATTGTACGCATTAGATACTCTCGGTAATGTGCTTTGGCAGACAAACTTAAATGGCAGTATTAA
Encoded here:
- a CDS encoding PQQ-binding-like beta-propeller repeat protein, whose translation is MELIKLIEKVEEYKEKHSSITRALSKLSDFYSKGEITEKQFLILKADYEKEINFLTKELNELLSEVKSKVEEFENRLKELNIEYKRTKIDILLGDKPPDIGRAELAKIAKEIALTKHDYKQYKAILEAETEEDFEKIRKMAPPTSIKVENVTPVNELLEQEEQLKKKRLEGKAQLYLKPLEEIYKRLEKIKDFLTESLTEVETVKNALEEEAGKLVIKIRMGGPEEQSARNRLMEVIKKVKEYDELLAKISKTVEEINKRLGEKELIMVESQEDASKIGQIEEINLEEASKILEELEKQGVEVISTVPEEKVEEEKEEEEELTKEPAPEFKTVKSRKRSPLVPILVSIPIVLGLLFAVYRKFFFTPSQEEKVIFPVYMGNSEHNFNVKALLGNQVPRIDWSRNLTGIPSQPAINNGIIYVGTDQGILYALDTLGNVLWQTNLNGSINHAPVILNNNIIVGTSNGVLHIINTSGQILKSKSFNGSIVAPPIAFGDIIYVPVFQDGVYAYNINQDKIEWKFSTEGMVKNMPLIDETNLYVADLNGNIYIVNRTTGVEINHIKTSAPIEAYLNLYEKQLFYGNTAGEIGCFDVAKNTILWSFNFTEPVTGSPAVKDSFVVVSTAFGKIYSHNTKTGIRMWTFDTKNFISSTPVIIDTFVLVSTTTETGEFGELYCLNLNNGNLIWVLPIPKVLETSPLLWGRRLFIAARDGTFYSLSF